TCATCTGTTGCTTGAGGTAATATTCTCTCTGTGCATGGCTTATTTCACCCTTTGCCTTTTCGGTTATCCGGGAGGATGTTTCAAGGATATCAAGCTCATCCCTGAGCACCTGATGAAGGAGCGTAAATTTATCTGTAAGGGACTTGAGTTCAAGAATCTGCTGTTTTTTTTCAACAGGAAGAGGAAGCGTGGTTGTAACCGTGCTTAAAAGGACGAGAGGGTCCCTGATCTTGGCCATTCCGGATATGGCCGCATCCATGCTGTGGTAGGATAGTCTGGCAAGTTGATTGAGCGCCTGAATGGTCGAATGGACGAGGGCATGCACTTCGCGTGTGATGCTCATGTCCTCATCAAAATAAATCACATTTGACTTGAGAAGAGGAGACGTTTCAACCTTGCTTTCCAGAAAAACCTTGTGATCGCCCCTGACCATGATGGAGACCTCGTTGCTGTCGTTCTCTGTGAGCTTGACTATATATGCGAGGCAACCGGTTCTGTATATATTTTCCCAGACGTCGGTATTTGCCGATTTGGGATCTTTTATGCCGACGGCTACGAAAGGTTCATTGTTGTCATGAAATCTCCTTACAAGTCCTATGGATGCAGAGTTTGATACGAGAAGCGGCAGAAGTGCGCCAGGTACGAGTACCGTATCTTTAAGCGGCAGCACGGGCAGTACCTTTGGGCGTTTAGGGGAGGGCTGATCTTTCGCCTCTTCCCTTCCTGTCCTGAATAGTCTTGAAAAGAAATCCATGAATCATATGTAGGGCATGCGATTCAGAAAGTCAAATCAGCGGGATGTTCCCAAACCGTTAAAACAGACGTTTGATGCTGAAAATGGTGAGGGGGCATAAAAGCTGAAATATTAAACCCGACAGGATAAAAAAATCATAAACGGTATTGATTTAATTTTTAATGACACTAATAACTGTTTTATAAATATTTAAACCTTAAGGAGATGTCAGATGGAAAAAGAAATCACGGTTAAGCTTTGCAAGGAAGGTTCGTGCTGTCCGGAGGTAAGGGTGGAAAAGGAAAGGGTCGTCATAGGCGAAGACAAGAATATATGCACGCTTACAAAAGAGCAGTGGGATATTCTTAAAGAAAAGATCCTCAACAAAGAATTGTAGAATTTTTAAGACCCCCCGGCCGGAAATGCCGGGGGTTTTTTTATGCCGCTTTCTTTATCCTGAGTTCCGTATCGAGTGCCTTTTCTTCAAACTCAATTTCCATTGATATGGGCAGATGATCCGATAGCGACCAAGGCAGAACGCCTGTATTTTTAATTTTAAGACCGTCTGACACCAGTATATGGTCAAGTCTCTGAACAGGGGCCCAACTCGGGTAACTCGGTCTTGCTGTCCCATAGTCCTTGAGTCCGGCCTTTTTTTTGAGCATCTCAATTTCTTCACTTTTCGGGATGCAGTTGAGATCTCCCATCAGTACTGCATTTGAAAACTGTGAAACAAGTTCACACAGGAAATCAACCTGCTTAAGCCTGGCACGCTTTCCCAGAGACAAATGAGCAAGAATGATACCGATATTTCTTTCTTTTCCGTAGGTCACGGTGAGACAGCCCCTTCCGGGAAAACCGGGCAGGTCATGACGCTCGACATTTTCAGGCTTGAACCTGCTGAGCACCCCCATGCTGTGCTTTGCTACAAGTCCCATGTTGCGATTAATCTTGTCATACCAGCAGTCAAAACCGGCCGCCATGGCAAGGTATTCGGCCTGGTTCACGAAGCCTGAACGGAAACTTCCTCCATCAAGTTCCTGAAGGCCTACGATGTCGTAGTCCCTGATGAACCTGGCCAGCCTCTTCATATTTTCAATTCTTCTCGTGTGCGGCATGAAATGCTTCCAGCTGCTGGTGAAATAGTCCATGCTCTTATTCGTGCTTATACCTACCTGGAAGTTATAGCTGAGCAGCCTGATGACTTTACTGTCCTGTTGTTTGACAGGTACTGCCGGGAATTTCTGGACAGAATTCATATGATAAACACCTCCTGTGAACCCAGAGACATATAGGACTTATCGGGATGCTTTGTAAAGAGATAAGAAATTTTCTATGAAAAAGTCTGTTCTTGAGTCAGTCTTTGAAGCGGGACATAATCTCCGTGAGCATTTTCGATAACTCCGGATCACCGGCCAGCCTTTCCTCAAAACGTGAACATGTCTTGCTTATTGCCGTGAAATGCATCCCCCCGAAGAGTTCTCCAATTTCCCTGTTGCCCAAACCGGAATATCTTTTCATCAGATATATCGCTGCATTTCTCTGCGGACCTTTCTTGAAAAGCTCATACCTCGAAATCTTGAATGTTTCACAGCATATTTTTATTATTGTCTCTGGTTCTGTTTCGGCGCTGAGTCTTTTCCTGTAATGCACTCCGTCGTTGAGCCCTTTGCCGATCAATTTCTTAACTTTGCCTATGAACTCATCATTACCAA
The Desulfomonilia bacterium DNA segment above includes these coding regions:
- a CDS encoding endonuclease/exonuclease/phosphatase family protein, coding for MNSVQKFPAVPVKQQDSKVIRLLSYNFQVGISTNKSMDYFTSSWKHFMPHTRRIENMKRLARFIRDYDIVGLQELDGGSFRSGFVNQAEYLAMAAGFDCWYDKINRNMGLVAKHSMGVLSRFKPENVERHDLPGFPGRGCLTVTYGKERNIGIILAHLSLGKRARLKQVDFLCELVSQFSNAVLMGDLNCIPKSEEIEMLKKKAGLKDYGTARPSYPSWAPVQRLDHILVSDGLKIKNTGVLPWSLSDHLPISMEIEFEEKALDTELRIKKAA